AGACATTTAAAAAGGAGCCACGAGGCCGCATAAGCCGACTATGCTGGTTCGCAGCAAGGGGTAAATTTCGCTATTACTCACACTATGGCGGATATTGCGCTAGTTTCTAGTTCGTCAAAGCTGGGGTCTTCGTTAAAAACAAGTTCGTCATATCTCTGTTTTGGTAATACCATGTTCGGATCGGTGAAAAGTGGGGTCCGGCGCTAACGGTCTCGTTCGGAAGACTTTTGtcgtccccccccccccctttttttttcttcttttggtgaaCAGGAATCGATTATTCAATAGTCAAAAATGAGACTGGAGACCTGGACACATTAGCAGGTTGTGTGGCTGAGATAATGCGGAGCACTTGCTCACAAGGTTGGTTTTGGGAATTTGGGATCTCATAGTCATTCGGGTATTGGGCTCATTGGGCTCTATGTTTATATGTACATCCAAAATTTATCCACACTCCCTGATACTTCTCGGCTTCATTGTCTCCGTTGTGTAGAGAAAATAACCCACAGTCACAGATAGTCCTCGGCTTGATTTTCTCTATTTTGGAAGGAAGAAACGCCGGAAAAATGAAGGAagctttaaaaaaaaacaaaaaaaaaaaaaacactaaTCATGATCTGAACAGATGTGATATAAATAGGCTGAAAGAAACGATCAAAACAAAAATGTGTATCATAGAAACAAAGCAAATGCAAGATATGAGAAGGAAATATAGCAGTGAGATATAGACATAGGACAGAGAGCTCAGGCCGCCAGGGCATTGCTTCTGAACAATTCGGTCTGAAATCTTGACCAAAATGCTTCCAAATTAAGCTGTCTGCATAGGGATGCTAGTCATAGGCAGCGGGGGCGGGGCCTGCTCGCCCTCGTCGAACATCCACTTCTCCAATTTTTGCGCCATGCGCGCACAGAAGGGGTCGACATATCCCGTCCACAAAGTGGCGCAGAAGTAGACCAGCGCGATCCAAGTCGGGATACTGAGAGCTACGACCCAAGGTGCGCGGATGGGAATCCAGTGCGGATGGAGGGGTTCGCCGTCCTCGCCGTAGATTGGATTTCCCTTTTCGTCGACAATGTCGCCATCCCAGGGCTGACCGGTAATTCCGTAAAGCATCCAGCAGAGAACGGTGCGGAGGAGGGTGCCGTGCACGAGGTACACGGCGAAACTCTGCTTGCCGAGCCAGAGCAGGAGACGGCCGGAGAGGAAGTCCTTGATCGAGGGTGAGATGTAGATGGCGAAAATAATGAGGTCGACGCCCAGGGCGGAGTAGCGTCTACCGACGTTGACTTTTGGAGGAAAGAGGTAGTGTGATGCTTGTTCCATGTAGGTTGACCATGTGGCCCACTCTGGGTGCTCTCCGGGGTAGGAACAGACGAAGAGGCCAAGGCAGATAAGGAAGCTTGCCACGAGTTTGCGGCCCCAGCTGTGGCGCTCGACGAATTTCTTGAACCCGGTTTCATATGAGAGATCGCTGAGGAACATGCCGTAGATTGCCTGCATTTGGAAAGTTTCTGTTTGTTGATTAATACCCGGGGTAGGAATTCTGGATTTCTCAGAGGACATACCGGTGTTGGGCGCTGCGTTTTGATGGAAGTAGAGGTACATTCCCACGTAGATGGCCATGCGGAATCGGAACTTGCAGAACATTGTTGCGCAGACAAGGACGTAAACCAACATGGAGGCCTGGAGCAACGGAAGCAAAGCCCACTGGTGGTCATCGTACGCCATATAGCCAGTAGTCCAAACCTCTAGGAAAGTCTTGAACAGCCGGACAAACTCGTCCCAAAAATTAGGTTCTAAATCAACGGCTGCGTAACGGCACCACCAACAGTCGGAGCGATTAGCGGTGACAAAGGCGCCAAATTGTGCCATGACCCAGGATATAAGCAAGGCGATAGTCGCAGGGAAGATGAGGCGAGGTGGCCGGCGGAAGGCACTCTTGCTAACCGATGTAAAGGATCCAAGGATATCACCATTCCGAGATTGTTTGAGTGGCTTAAGAGCGCAAACGTAGCCAGTCAAGAAGGCGAAGATGGTAACTCCCAGACGGCCTTGCCACGGAATACGGAAGACGGGCCACTGCAGGATTCGAGGAGGTGTGTCAACATCGTCGCGAGGGGCGAAGAGGTCATAATCCCACGCTCGGGCAAGGTGAGTGAGGATAACTAGGAATGAAGCGATTCCTCGGAGGCCCTGTGAATTGAAGTTAGCAAGAAGGTTCATCCATGCAAGGCTGAGATGCGAACGCACATCAATCCACTTTACACTTTTCCGCGGATCACCTTTGATCGATGAATCTGCGGACTTCCAGGGAATAGTGTTCAAGATGCGCGAATAAATATGGTTGGGCTGAATATACTCCATTACGAGTGATGTATGGAGTGAATGAAAGCCTGCACGAGTCCGATGGAAGACTCCGGGTGTTGTCTATTGGATTAGTTGGAATGGAAAGCCGAACGCGACCATCAACATTGAACGTCAAAAATGCCCCCAAATGCCAAAACAAAAATCACAAATGCTTATACAAAtaaggagagaagaaggacaGATACGGTTACTGAGAGAGCTTAGATTTCCCCATAGAGCGCAGACAAATGCGGCAAAAATGGTGGCCAAGAGAGGGGTATATGTACTCCCGTAAGAGAAATCCTATTCAGTTGATCCATTCCCACGAATCGAAGATCTTGCCCAAGCGGAAAACGGGTACGAGGCGAATAACTTGAGCTGGGGAATTTACTCTTATCGCCTACTCAGTGGAGCATTCAGAAATACACGGTCattcccatttttttttttttaaatacgTGACATGTATACTTTACCACTTTTGGAGTTGCAAAATTACAACCAAAATTACAACCTAACCGCTCGGTTACTCGCCTTCTGTTGCTCTGCAACTAGGTAGATGTACTATGTAGGAGGTGAAAAAGGAAGCCCACAGCGCGCATATGGGCAGGCGTCTATACGCATGTAGGTTGTGTGTATCCATATATAGTGACATGGCCGTCGAAGATGAGCAAGGTCCtgcatactccgtactccatacacCCAAGCACACAATTGAAAGGGGTGGAATCAAGTAGCAGATTTGAAGCTATCTCCAGCCTCCTACGAAATAAGCTATCTCAGTGAGAAGCTGACGACGCTTTGTAAACTAGTAATCAGCCAACCAATTAAACGCTAGTATTTTTCCCATCTGAACCGTGGACTAAAGGCCGCCTCAAAGTACGCCAGATCTTGGCATTTGTGCCACGTACCACTCACCTCGCTTTTTAATTGGCCAGGGTCAGACCAGCGGCATATCGGAATCTGGGTTTcgaatttccttttttggaAATCGGCGGCACGCTTCGGCATAAACGCCATGCCACTACGATCCTTGGAAGGAGATGGAATTCTACCTTGGAAGTTAACCCTCTGTTTTTCCGCCAAAGACGAAACCGAGAACCCTGGGCATCTTCAGAGGGTGCTGCGTTCTCTTTATGGAGTAGACGGAGTATGGTTATGCTCCATATGCTGTTTGAAGTACGTTTGTGTGAGGTAAATTGTACGCGTTATCTGACACGCGGACTCCGGGAACTTCACGATACCCATGAAACAAGTGTCAGGAATGGTGAACTGGAGCAACTGAACTCAACCAACATTCCGTCTCGTGAAGGAATGTGACAGTTGAACCTGGTTTGAACCGAAAAAAATTTGAAAGATGCATCACCAGTCCTTAGGATAAAATTCACCCCTTCGTGCAGAGAAAAGTCATGGCTTCTACCAAGTCGTGGTATTAAATTTTCCAGGGCTAGCTACTCCGTCGACTCTATCCTCCGTATGCTGTCCGATATTGAAAGGATGGATCTAGAATATCGTAGTAAATTAATCAACTTAGAATTTATTTCTTTGCCCTATGACATTTAGTGATCGTCACCTGGGTCGACGGTGTACTCtggtactccgtgctccgtatgGAGCACATAGCGCAACATTTCCTTCGGTTCCCAACCACGTGATAATGCACAGAACACAGCAACGTGGACTCTGAAACTGGCTATTTTTAAGTCCAAATCGACTTACGTATCCCATCTACATGGACGCTTTTCGGTTTCTATCTATATTGTATTATTAGAGCCACAATTGAGACAGCATGTACGGAAtactccatactccgtaAGGCTAGGGGGGACCCAACGTGATGcccatcaaaaaaaaaaagataaacTATCAGCCATCTGAGGATCTCCGCCTGTAAGCACATTGTGTTTTTGTCTGATCAATTGGGAATATCTCGGTTCTTGGCGACCCATTTATTTGATTAAGTCGAAACTCTGACTTTCAGCCCTGGAGAGTCCAAGCAGAAAAAGTTCGTCTTTTATGGTCGGCGGTCGACCGGTAGCGGTTCCCCTGCATGGTATTATGTTGTATGTGCAGGGGACGTATCTAGctgtctatgttgtatatccccGACTTAGAGACGGGTATGGAGTGCTGACGTTTGACATACGGAGGACATACGTATTCGGGGTCGGGGTTTCCACTGTGCGCTTTTCTGGTCCAAAATTATAACATACGTTCTAGAACCGGCATCTTCCGCCTCTTGTGGACCAGTCCCCACTTTGATCCAAATTAAAAAAGATTTAAGGGTCGGGAAATTGATCAGATATGGTTCTTTGTGGCTGTATTGTAATTTTCCTGACAATACACTGCTTGGCAACAATAGCCGGTGGCGGGCCAAGGTCACGCAATTTGAGTTTCAACTCGGCACATCCAGCCCCGTCTGAATGATTACCCCTTTGTCAGGAGTTCTGGATGGAAGGGGTGTAGCAGGACCAGAAGGACCAGTTTTCGTGGAGGAAAACAACTCTTATCACTTCCAGAATGCGGCTTGGACAATCCCTCACGACCTGTCTTTCATGGGCCTGGGTTGCTTCGGCCACCATTCTCGAGAACGGTCAAGTGAGAGAGAATGCATATCCCGGTCAGTTACAGCCGGTGACTTTGGACGATTCATGGAGGAATTATCCGGCGCATGCCCCGGAGATCTCCTACAAAGGTCGATGGGATAGCCAACACATTTCGTGTATGTGCCCCATCTCCGGGCTTCCTTCCCCGGATTATTGTTTGAACCTTAATACTAACCGTGGGACAAAACGCAGGGTGGTCGTAGGTCTCGCTGTTTATTATCATATCGGGGTTGCTAATTAATTCAGTGCACCAGGAATCAAAGTCGAGTTCTCGGGGGAAAAGGTACATCTTGTCCAGATCAACCTTCAAAATGGGTCGTTAACATCATAGTAGCTTGCTGTCCATTTCGGCCCAAGCACCAATACAGGTGTTCTCGTAGCCTACCGGTATGCGTgttcatcttcctctctctctctacaTTGACTGTTCTAAGCGTTAGCAGGATCGGCTCTCTTGACTGGCAGTTCTCTAATATCACCGCCTCCTCCACATATCAATTTGTTGGTCCATCGTCAGAGCTCAAAGATGGTGATGACCCCGTTGACCAAAATGTCTTTGAGATGAGAGGTATGCGTTCCATCAAAATACCAGGAACAATCTGTATTCTGACTGCATGACAGTGACAAACTGGGGCATTGGATAAGTCTCACCTTGACGTTCCATCTGTTCGTTGCTTACCGTCCACACAGTTCAAATCGCTGGTGTAGCTGTCGCGAATGATGCTGTCCTCACTAAGCCTCCGACCTTCAAAAAAAGAGTCGAGATCATCGGCGGCTCGTAAGTAGTCGTACCTTGCCAGCTACTCCTTCATGCAACTGACTGTTCCCAAGGCTTGCATCTGGGCAATTTGCCACCTATGAAACACTCTCCTCATGGTCCTTCCTCTTCGCCAACGGCCTAGGCAATGTCGAATATGGCATCACAGTCAGTCCACTCCAACTTGATTCCGTAAATTCCAAGTATGCTAATACCGTCTCGCAGGCCTATCCCGGCGTGTGTCTCGCCGATCAACAGTGTTACAACGGCGACTCTCGTGGCGTGGTATGTTACTAACCCTCTCATCCCCACCATGAACCCCACCATCCATTAACAACATTACTAGGGATGGTACTGGCACCGCGCCTCAGACCCCGGCTCTCGCGCACATTCAATTTACGACCGCAACCCCGAGGAGTGGGATGTCAGAGCAGAGCAACCGGCCGATTTGGTGATCATTCAGATGGGCGGTAATGATCACCGCTACCCCAACGAAATCCCCGGCCGGGACTTCTACCATGCCTACGTCGACTTGGTAGAGGATATCCACTCTAACTGGCCTCATGcgatcatcatcctcatgGTATGTCTATCTTCACTCTACAACGTTTGACTATAAATGTTCCCCCAGCCTAACTTTCAATAGTCCCAATGGGGAGGCTTCACCAAAGAAGGCAAGAAGTACGTCGGTAGCACTTACTACCAGGAAGAGACCCGGGAGGTCAATGAGCACTTCAAGAACCGTGGGTTTGTCTACTATTTCCCCACCGAGGGTCTGCTCCAACACAATGATATCAACCCAAAGAACCATCTGACGGATGTTGGACACGTCAAGATTGCGAGTCACTTGTTGCAGTGGGTTCGATTGGTTCTCAGGTGGAACCTCGAGCCCACGGGTGAAACCACCTCTGGAACCGCTTACTGGAATGATCAGCAGGAATACTGATCGTCCTTTCTGGGGCTAATGATCTTGCTTTTGTACAattggtgtttttttttggatacTTTTGGCACTGGGTGGATAAACCGCAGGAACATTCATAGAAGATATATCCCGCCTTGTACGGCATTGTACTTTTTCAGTATGCTACTTGAATTCGGCATTGCATTCATAGGCAACCCAATAGAAAGGTAGTCACGGAAACTTGTAAATGTGCCCAAGACTCTTTTGAGGCGACGGGTGACTCCCGCAAAATCGCTTACATGAAATCCAAATCCCGCCAAGTCCGCAAAATGAGGCTCCCGGGAGTGATATCAAATGAGAAACAGCATTAAGATCAAGCACAACCCGGTGATGAGGCCCAATTCGTACCATTCGTCAGGTGTGTGGTAGCGCTCTACATCGAAACCGTTCTAACCGATGAAGGTTCGGTCTCCTGTTATAAGAATTGGGACTAaccttttcaattttttttttttgcgttgCTTAACCTAGGGAGATAGATCCTTTGATTTTCTGGCGCAGGTGATTATTTGTAGTCCTCACCCGTAAATTCATGGTTGAGTGCTCAACCCCTCAGCTTCTGTTGGGAATTGCGAAACTGATTTACCCAGAACTATTTGAAACATCCCCAAGCATTAACTGAAACTGCAGGGAGAAGTCTTGAATCAATGGAGATATTGTTGAATCTGCGTTGGCACCAGATCCGCCGCCATAGAAATATTTTTGCTCCTGATGGGACTGATCAATCTGACGAGAGTGACAGAGTGACAAAAGACAGAGAGACAACTGCTTTAGTTCCCCAGACttgagaaaaaaagagataacATCAGGGCAATTTGCAGCAAAAGACAAAGATGTTCCGGTGAAAGAGGTCAAGCCCAAAAACCGGATGGAACCTGTACTCCGAGAAAGCTCATTGTGAAAATGTTTCTTGGAAGGAGCGCTGAAAATGGTTGTTCTGTTTCTGAAATCGAcaccgggggggggggagggggaagggACAAAAGCGAACAACATTCAACGGAAATCAAGTCTTGGAATCTAATCAAAGGAATGTGTCTGATTTCACTCTTCGTTCATCTTCCACTCGTTACTATTGATCCTTCCTAGGATTAAAAGTATCCAAGATATGAGCTGGTTCACCTCCTTTAACTTCATATTCCCTTATGGAGGATGTGTAAGCCTTATTTACAATAACCCTATCACCTCTAGCACTAGTGGATAGTCTGAAAAACTGCTTGTATCGGGTATAATCTAGCTTAGAGTATACATCGATAATATTACTAGTCCCTTCtttttgtcagggtgcgggctggcaggacggtatgataggagatgactggtaggaacaggtcataaaagatcagattcccattgacaggtacaggcaggggcaggctattatacaagacgtagctcgaagagctacaacaggatctagaactgaagttccAGATAAACAAttcggagatcacgtgccgtgatcttcctctaactaagcatcacggttcgcaccgtgacatggACCGTGGGCGTTATGGACGGGCACTCGAAAATCTAAATAGCCCACCGCACACCGTGGACGGGCGATGTCGTAGTCTACTAAGAAGCTTCTTTAGAGTGGGCTATCTTCTTTAGTCTCATAAAAGAAAGAATTCCGAATCGTAAGAACTACCTATAGACTTGGTATTAGAAAGATGATGGTAGCGAAAAAGATACTAAGGGCCCTTCCACTAAGTAGTAGTATTTCAGTTTTATTCTGATTCGCGGATCACCTAAGGATAGTCGATCTCTTAGTTAGGTTAGTACATAGTATGTAATCTATTCCTCTACTATATATTTACCTAACCCGAATTCTCCTCGGTTATTTTCTAGTCTCGTTGTGTAGGTATGTGTAGACATTTCATTGAGCAATCTATAACCTCATGCCATGCAAATTCTTgcacatacgaccatagggtgtggaaaacagggcttcccgtccgctcagccgtacttaagccacacgccggtgagttagtagttgggtgggtgaccaccagcgaatcctcactgttgtatgtttttgtctttttcctCGAAATGTGAGGTGTCACCTTGTTGTACGTAAACTCTCTAACCAACTAACTGACTAAATTGACAAAttccgctctttttccagTCTGTGCGGACATAGCTGATTACTTCTTTAGTGATTTCTACCGCCTCGAGAATCGAATGATCGACACGCACAATGTTTGCAAGTGATACTTTCTCTCCCGCTGTCCTGCGTCTGCAAAGCGTCGCGCTTCTCAATAAAAACAAGGCATGGATGGAAGTGGAAAAAAATGCAGAAAAAATTGCCCAGGACGCTCTGGCAAAAAAGACGAAGGCCGCCGCGTTTCAGCCCACGTTCACGGATACTAGTGCTTGCAATGAACTCATACGTGGCGTAGCACTCGACTACGAAAAAGTAGGGCCTCTGCCATTGATAACCAACTTTCACTGACAATTTATGAACAGAATGCAAATAATTTTCCTGGGCGCCCACCGAAGATAGCTCGCTGCAGACGCGGCGGACTTGTATTTCTACCTGGGTATATACCAATAGGCACCAATTTCATGATAATCGAGCCAATATTCTGCAAAGGCAAGTCGACAATTGGCGGTGTTGAAGTCGACATGGAGCACTATTACGTCATTTTGAAAGAATGTGATGTCCatgttgaggatgatggaAAACTGGTCGCATTGGCGATGTCGGATATTCAATGATGCTGGATAGGAGCATTcatgatgcaaatacaattatagtatgtatgcaggtaaaacagtattcaattggatggacggggagagagagagaaggtgagagtggaaggaagactatctagttggtctatcctacatgtgatgcctgaggcatccaacatccccctcatagaccacgttccatcaaactccccgaattctggttttcatagtaaaatcctgcaaatcatgccgatcaaaccaacaaaagtctcaaatggctcctttgccaatgcttttgtaaaaccgtcagctgcgttcttcttcgtgtccactcgtctaatgtccacatgtccctgtgcgacagcatccttaacaaagaaccatcgtagatcgagccatctattcgcggattttactatgaaaaccagaattcggggagtttgatggaacgtggtctatgagggggatgttggattgggtgttgtcgtcattgtgaccgttgtggttgtgaccacctcggccacctcggtttcctccacgaccacctcttccattgcctcggcctcggccggcattgttgttgtaagtagcattagcgacaccttccatgtcagctgctgcttgaagtgctctccagtactcctccaccttgtcgaggttatgagcctcttctgctagctggaccactagcaactcttttctctgaagccattttcaactggagacttttgacgatctgaccccactgtggacccacctctgtgtgtgacacaacattcagatccagccaataacatctaggaaatccttcgagccccgccggcaaaagctccgtttagctttaacatccaatcatggccgacaccgagacggacaacgaaggggacaccaaccctcacccgcttgatgcaccaacccattggaaccccagatcccgtcc
The nucleotide sequence above comes from Penicillium digitatum chromosome 1, complete sequence. Encoded proteins:
- a CDS encoding Acyltransferase 3 — translated: MEYIQPNHIYSRILNTIPWKSADSSIKGDPRKSVKWIDGLRGIASFLVILTHLARAWDYDLFAPRDDVDTPPRILQWPVFRIPWQGRLGVTIFAFLTGYVCALKPLKQSRNGDILGSFTSVSKSAFRRPPRLIFPATIALLISWVMAQFGAFVTANRSDCWWCRYAAVDLEPNFWDEFVRLFKTFLEVWTTGYMAYDDHQWALLPLLQASMLVYVLVCATMFCKFRFRMAIYVGMYLYFHQNAAPNTETFQMQAIYGMFLSDLSYETGFKKFVERHSWGRKLVASFLICLGLFVCSYPGEHPEWATWSTYMEQASHYLFPPKVNVGRRYSALGVDLIIFAIYISPSIKDFLSGRLLLWLGKQSFAVYLVHGTLLRTVLCWMLYGITGQPWDGDIVDEKGNPIYGEDGEPLHPHWIPIRAPWVVALSIPTWIALVYFCATLWTGYVDPFCARMAQKLEKWMFDEGEQAPPPLPMTSIPMQTA
- a CDS encoding Esterase, SGNH hydrolase-type, subgroup encodes the protein MRLGQSLTTCLSWAWVASATILENGQVRENAYPGQLQPVTLDDSWRNYPAHAPEISYKGRWDSQHISWWSAPGIKVEFSGEKLAVHFGPSTNTGVLVAYRIGSLDWQFSNITASSTYQFVGPSSELKDGDDPVDQNVFEMRVTNWGIGVQIAGVAVANDAVLTKPPTFKKRVEIIGGSLASGQFATYETLSSWSFLFANGLGNVEYGITAYPGVCLADQQCYNGDSRGVGWYWHRASDPGSRAHSIYDRNPEEWDVRAEQPADLVIIQMGGNDHRYPNEIPGRDFYHAYVDLVEDIHSNWPHAIIILMSQWGGFTKEGKKYVGSTYYQEETREVNEHFKNRGFVYYFPTEGLLQHNDINPKNHLTDVGHVKIASHLLQWVRLVLRWNLEPTGETTSGTAYWNDQQEY